A section of the Mastomys coucha isolate ucsf_1 unplaced genomic scaffold, UCSF_Mcou_1 pScaffold15, whole genome shotgun sequence genome encodes:
- the Cds2 gene encoding phosphatidate cytidylyltransferase 2 isoform X1 yields MQRRAAGKFPRHGNESHVQTKLCAAACLETGEYSWFKHYGALSLYYRESESEAKLDGETASDSESRAETAPLPTSVDDTPEVLNRALSNLSSRWKNWWVRGILTLAMIAFFFIIIYLGPMVLMMIVMCVQIKCFHEIITIGYNVYHSYDLPWFRTLSWYFLLCVNYFFYGETVTDYFFTLVQREEPLRILSKYHRFISFTLYLTGFCMFVLSLVKKHYRLQFYMFGWTHVTLLIVVTQSHLVIHNLFEGMIWFIVPISCVICNDIMAYMFGFFFGRTPLIKLSPKKTWEGFIGGFFATVVFGLLLSYVMSGYRCFVCPVEYNNDTNSFTVDCEPSDLFRLQEYNIPGVIQSAFGWKTVRMYPFQIHSIALSTFASLIGPFGGFFASGFKRAFKIKDFANTIPGHGGIMDRFDCQYLMATFVNVYIASFIRGPNPSKLIQQFLTLRPDQQLHIFNTLKSHLTDKGILTSALEDE; encoded by the exons GAGTCAGAGTCCGAAGCAAAGCTAGATGGAGAGACCGCATCAGACAGTGAAAGCCGAGCGGAAACAGCTCCCCTGCCAACCTCCGTAGATGACACCCCAGAGGTCCTTAACAGGGCCCTTTCCAACTTGTCCTCAAG GTGGAAGAACTGGTGGGTAAGAGGCATCCTGACTTTGGCCATGAttgcatttttcttcattatcATTTACCTGGGACCAATGGTTTTGATGATGATT GTTATGTGTGTTCAGATTAAGTGTTTCCATGAAATAATCACTATTGGCTACAATGTGTACCACTCCTATGACCTGCCCTGGTTCAGGACCCTCAGCTG GTACTTCCTCCTGTGTGTGAACTACTTCTTCTATGGGGAGACAGTGACGGACTACTTCTTCACTCTGGTCCAGAGAGAGGAGCCTTTGCGGATTCTCAGTAAATACCACCGGTTTATATCCTTTACCCTGTATCTGACAG GATTCTGCATGTTTGTACTGAGTCTAGTTAAGAAGCATTATCGGCTGCAGTTCTACATG TTTGGCTGGACGCATGTGACTTTGCTTATTGTCGTAACGCAGTCACACCTTGTTATCCATAACTTGTTTGAAGGAATGATATG GTTTATTGTCCCCATTTCATGCGTCATCTGCAATGATATTATGGCCTATATGTTTGGCTTTTTCTTTGGTCGGACCCCACTCATCAAG CTCTCTCCAAAGAAGACCTGGGAAGGCTTCATTGGGGGCTTCTTTGCTACTGTGGTGTTTGGCCTTCTG CTTTCCTATGTGATGTCTGGGTACAGATGCTTCGTCTGTCCTGTGGAATACAACAATGACACCAACAGCTTCACTGTGGACTGTGAGCCGTCCGACCTATTCCGCCTGCAGGAGTACAACATTCCTGGGGTGATCCAGTCGGCCTTTGGCTGG aaaacgGTGAGGATGTACCCTTTCCAGATCCACAGCATCGCCCTCTCCACCTTTGCCTCGCTCATTGGTCCATTTGGAGGGTTCTTCGCAAGTGGATTCAAACGGGCCTTTAAAATCAAA GATTTTGCCAATACCATTCCTGGCCATGGAGGCATCATGGATCGCTTTGACTGCCAGTACCTGATGGCCACCTTTGTCAATGTGTACATCGCCAGCTTTATCAG GGGTCCGAACCCAAGCAAGCTGATTCAGCAGTTTCTGACGTTGCGGCCGGATCAGCAGCTTCACATCTTCAACACGCTCAAGTCTCACCTGACTGACAAGGGGATTCTGACATCTGCCTTGGAAGATGAGTAG
- the Cds2 gene encoding phosphatidate cytidylyltransferase 2 isoform X2, translating to MTELRQRAVREDAPPEDKESESEAKLDGETASDSESRAETAPLPTSVDDTPEVLNRALSNLSSRWKNWWVRGILTLAMIAFFFIIIYLGPMVLMMIVMCVQIKCFHEIITIGYNVYHSYDLPWFRTLSWYFLLCVNYFFYGETVTDYFFTLVQREEPLRILSKYHRFISFTLYLTGFCMFVLSLVKKHYRLQFYMFGWTHVTLLIVVTQSHLVIHNLFEGMIWFIVPISCVICNDIMAYMFGFFFGRTPLIKLSPKKTWEGFIGGFFATVVFGLLLSYVMSGYRCFVCPVEYNNDTNSFTVDCEPSDLFRLQEYNIPGVIQSAFGWKTVRMYPFQIHSIALSTFASLIGPFGGFFASGFKRAFKIKDFANTIPGHGGIMDRFDCQYLMATFVNVYIASFIRGPNPSKLIQQFLTLRPDQQLHIFNTLKSHLTDKGILTSALEDE from the exons GAGTCAGAGTCCGAAGCAAAGCTAGATGGAGAGACCGCATCAGACAGTGAAAGCCGAGCGGAAACAGCTCCCCTGCCAACCTCCGTAGATGACACCCCAGAGGTCCTTAACAGGGCCCTTTCCAACTTGTCCTCAAG GTGGAAGAACTGGTGGGTAAGAGGCATCCTGACTTTGGCCATGAttgcatttttcttcattatcATTTACCTGGGACCAATGGTTTTGATGATGATT GTTATGTGTGTTCAGATTAAGTGTTTCCATGAAATAATCACTATTGGCTACAATGTGTACCACTCCTATGACCTGCCCTGGTTCAGGACCCTCAGCTG GTACTTCCTCCTGTGTGTGAACTACTTCTTCTATGGGGAGACAGTGACGGACTACTTCTTCACTCTGGTCCAGAGAGAGGAGCCTTTGCGGATTCTCAGTAAATACCACCGGTTTATATCCTTTACCCTGTATCTGACAG GATTCTGCATGTTTGTACTGAGTCTAGTTAAGAAGCATTATCGGCTGCAGTTCTACATG TTTGGCTGGACGCATGTGACTTTGCTTATTGTCGTAACGCAGTCACACCTTGTTATCCATAACTTGTTTGAAGGAATGATATG GTTTATTGTCCCCATTTCATGCGTCATCTGCAATGATATTATGGCCTATATGTTTGGCTTTTTCTTTGGTCGGACCCCACTCATCAAG CTCTCTCCAAAGAAGACCTGGGAAGGCTTCATTGGGGGCTTCTTTGCTACTGTGGTGTTTGGCCTTCTG CTTTCCTATGTGATGTCTGGGTACAGATGCTTCGTCTGTCCTGTGGAATACAACAATGACACCAACAGCTTCACTGTGGACTGTGAGCCGTCCGACCTATTCCGCCTGCAGGAGTACAACATTCCTGGGGTGATCCAGTCGGCCTTTGGCTGG aaaacgGTGAGGATGTACCCTTTCCAGATCCACAGCATCGCCCTCTCCACCTTTGCCTCGCTCATTGGTCCATTTGGAGGGTTCTTCGCAAGTGGATTCAAACGGGCCTTTAAAATCAAA GATTTTGCCAATACCATTCCTGGCCATGGAGGCATCATGGATCGCTTTGACTGCCAGTACCTGATGGCCACCTTTGTCAATGTGTACATCGCCAGCTTTATCAG GGGTCCGAACCCAAGCAAGCTGATTCAGCAGTTTCTGACGTTGCGGCCGGATCAGCAGCTTCACATCTTCAACACGCTCAAGTCTCACCTGACTGACAAGGGGATTCTGACATCTGCCTTGGAAGATGAGTAG